The Calditrichota bacterium genome contains a region encoding:
- a CDS encoding HEPN domain-containing protein, with product MANRWKDWYEQGKRDYERALLDIRYGYYEWACFTLQQAAEKVVKALGLARGMTLWGPSLTEMLKLIGQDVEVPTEVLDSGRLLDLFYIPPRYPNGFASGKPADYFTETQAREALNAADEVIRFCEGHLRECR from the coding sequence ATGGCGAACCGCTGGAAAGACTGGTACGAACAGGGGAAGCGTGATTACGAACGAGCCCTTTTAGACATTCGGTACGGCTACTATGAGTGGGCCTGCTTCACCCTGCAGCAAGCGGCGGAGAAGGTCGTCAAGGCGCTGGGCTTGGCGCGAGGCATGACGCTCTGGGGACCCTCCCTGACGGAGATGCTGAAACTGATCGGCCAGGATGTGGAAGTGCCGACAGAAGTGTTAGACAGTGGGCGATTGCTGGACCTGTTCTATATCCCACCGCGCTATCCCAATGGTTTTGCCTCAGGCAAGCCGGCAGATTACTTCACGGAAACCCAGGCGCGGGAGGCGCTGAATGCGGCAGATGAGGTCATCCGGTTCTGTGAAGGCCATCTCCGTGAATGTCGCTGA
- a CDS encoding nucleotidyltransferase domain-containing protein, with the protein MRQMRSSGSVKAISVNVAEVISRLRQVAEEALAVFPEVQEVRLIGSIASGTHTGTSDVDVFLRVRELTGNPVECMRPYFFFFSRRLDVGLDLLISGPEVPPAMKKALQGSVLLAARGVATGTDR; encoded by the coding sequence ATGCGGCAGATGAGGTCATCCGGTTCTGTGAAGGCCATCTCCGTGAATGTCGCTGAGGTGATCAGCCGCTTACGGCAGGTGGCGGAGGAGGCATTGGCGGTCTTCCCGGAGGTGCAAGAGGTGCGGCTAATCGGCTCCATAGCAAGTGGAACGCATACGGGCACGAGCGACGTTGACGTGTTCCTCAGGGTCAGGGAGCTCACGGGGAACCCGGTAGAGTGCATGAGGCCTTACTTCTTTTTCTTCTCGCGCCGGTTGGACGTAGGCTTGGACCTACTGATTTCGGGCCCTGAGGTGCCGCCGGCGATGAAAAAGGCGCTGCAGGGAAGCGTCCTCCTCGCTGCACGGGGAGTAGCCACAGGCACGGACAGATAG